Proteins from a genomic interval of Ciona intestinalis chromosome 9, KH, whole genome shotgun sequence:
- the LOC100186276 gene encoding uncharacterized protein LOC100186276, protein MHGEHAMRSEPKAAAGMEAPGKQNICDKAGVETTGHLSPNCAAMYCNPQRVGEKQKLPGPGNLIGSYNYPTYNSKPGRGLSFDSDNGFATEQTELSSNIQTTPMSKVGQLQQVHHQTSGLCNVPREMLGDFQHQMQRLPTTNALSPLFNPEGNIFDESFDFEDFMFGQSAGDATVNQFELVANGADLNFNCDSGRSSSQSSADNNTQAKIERDLVDEEQLFRTLSAASSGEAEPENQINSSEMNNFVHPTSKEEQTDKEALNRERGYSLSNDSGVEGCSYLDAAFTTSKSQDSVSIHLPDVSTFKPTLPQITQTPDSLSAIQSHHQNSHVQHTTASKTNRITTNSSSNEDSGSYKSASSEDFRANERTESRDTDIGEEDVYGGGETFGATAYPNHPFSLDVKNASKKTAYNEKWGVKVLKAWCVEANIGGDFERLGADELNQLLARFWSEVRKSNGDYYGRNSLFNLRAMINKHLKGKPYCVTFDIVTDDRFRTSNERLEEQLKILKGIGRTITHKQPISIGDLRKMYDSGVLGTSNPLALLRKVWFEVTLHFCHKGSESQEKLRKDSFDIFHDHNGRRYIARTAPTDADEIRMYETGGDLCPVKSFEFYLKKLHALQPRLFQQPRRKSTPDSPMWYGKAPIGEKALQQMMANISTASTLSKRYTNHCVRTTALEQFSNSRRKGNSLKDKSRNPGAGGSESFPDVFSHIISPPQMMFQPVFTGNQMHGADTQPMNDPNRGGKTAVHVHPYQVFDQQLDQACAQQYNNDIMQMQKHTDSGSFTYNGNGYRPGQKRGYVNDIPSYPPPAYNDRANCMQSNIMSPPPKRIRSEDFMDMDPFNAATYDHGYHNFDVTALPDPDAQQKQRHRFFGIPASQHCEKKQYDNVQKCYSDDSGTGRSLLSPISITTIPGENESETSMYNLQNSAAPFSETIVSCSSYGMMAPELEHAKSISPLDTREHNIYKNFEYSTSLHPMKRTVGRDRSNQIDSYQNMHSMHHPVPSPVPLSM, encoded by the exons ATGCACGGCGAGCATGCTATGAGGAGTGAGCCAAAGGCTGCTGCTGGCATGGAAGCGCCAGGGAAGCAGAACATTTGCGATAAAGCTGGTGTAGAAACGACAGGCCATTTGTCACCCAACTGTGCAGCTATGTATTGCAATCCTCAAAGGGTCGGAGAAAAGCAGAAGCTGCCAGGACCAGGAAACTTGATTGGGAGTTATAATTATCCAACCTACAACAGCAAACCGGGTAGGGGCCTTTCCTTCGATTCGGATAACGGGTTCGCCACTGAACAAACAG AATTGAGTTCGAATATTCAGACGACCCCGATGTCGAAGGTCGGTCAGCTTCAGCAAGTCCATCATCAGACGTCTGGCTTATGTAATGTGCCTCGAG AAATGTTAGGCGATTTTCAGCATCAAATGCAAAGACTGCCAACGACAAACGCGCTCTCCCCACTATTCAACCCAGAAGGAAACATTTTTGACGAAAGTTTTGACTTCGAAGACTTTATGTTCGGGCAGAGCGCTGGGGACGCCACTGTTAACCAGTTTGAACTTGTAGCAAACGGAGCCGATCTCAACTTCAACTGTGACAGCGGCAGATCGTCCAGTCAATCCTCGGCCGATAACAACACTCAGGCAAAAATCGAGAGAGATTTGGTGGACGAGGAGCAACTTTTCCGTACATTGTCCGCCGCAAGCAGTGGTGAAGCGGAACCAGAGAACCAAATAAACTCAAGCGAAATGAACAACTTTGTCCACCCAACTTCGAAGGAGGAACAAACCGATAAAGAAGCCCTAAACCGGGAGAGAGGGTACAGCTTAAGTAACGACAGTGGGGTGGAAGGCTGTAGTTACTTAGACGCAGCGTTTACAACCTCAAAATCTCAGGATTCAGTCTCAATCCACTTGCCCGACGTTTCCACGTTCAAACCGACTTTACCACAAATTACTCAAACACCCGACTCTCTAAGTGCAATCCAAAGCCATCACCAAAACTCCCATGTCCAACATACAACAGCCTCAAAAACGAACCGAATCACCACGAACTCCAGCTCTAATGAAGATTCTGGCTCTTACAAATCCGCATCTTCGGAAGATTTTAGGGCGAACGAGAGGACGGAGAGCAGAGACACTGACATCGGAGAAGAGGACGTTTACGGCGGAGGAGAGACCTTCGGAGCAACTGCGTATCCTAACCACCCGTTTAGCTTAGACGTGAAAAACGCCAGCAAGAAAACTGCGTACAACGAGAAGTGGGGAGTCAAAGTACTTAAAG CCTGGTGCGTGGAAGCGAACATTGGTGGGGACTTCGAGCGCTTGGGCGCCGATGAACTAAACCAACTGTTGGCAAGATTTTGGTCCGAAGTTCGCAAGTCGAACGGAGATTATTACGGAAGGAACAGTCTGTTCAATCTGCGCGCAATGATCAATAAACATTTGAAAGGAAAACCATACTGCGTGACTTTCGACATTGTAACTGATGATAGATTCAG GACCTCGAATGAGAGACTTGAAGAAcaactaaaaatattgaaaggCATCGGACGAACCATCACACACAAGCAACCGATATCTATCGGCGACCTGAGAAAAATGTACGATTCCGGGGTTCTTGGTACTTCCAATCCTTTGGCTCTACTTCGAAAG GTTTGGTTCGAGGTGACGCTGCATTTCTGTCACAAGGGTTCAGAATCGCAGGAGAAACTCCGTAAAGACTCGTTCGATATTTTCCACGACCACAATGGTCGAAGGTACATTGCAAGAACCGCCCCTACCGATGCCGACGAG ATTCGAATGTACGAAACCGGCGGTGATTTATGTCCCGTAAAAAGTTTCGAGTTTTACCTGAAGAAGTTACACGCACTGCAGCCCCGTTTGTTTCAACAACCTCGTCGCAAATCAACCCCTGATTCCCCCATGTGGTACGGGAAAGCACCTATCGGGGAAAAAGCGCTCCAACAAATGATGGCAAATATATCTA CCGCGTCCACTTTATCGAAGCGTTATACCAATCACTGTGTTCGAACAACCGCCTTGGAACAGTTCAGTAATTCCCGGCGAAAAGGCAACTCGTTAAAAGACAAATCCAGGAACCCAGGAGCTGGTGGGAGCGAGTCGTTTCCAGATGTGTTTAGTCACATTATCTCTCCGCCACAAATGATGTTTCAGCCTGTGTTTACTGGGAACCAAATGCACGGTGCTGATACACAGCCTATGAACGACCCGAATCGAGGCGGTAAAACTGCAGTCCATGTTCACCCTTACCAAGTATTTGACCAGCAGTTGGACCAAGCGTGTGCACAACAGTACAATAACGATATAATGCAAATGCAGAAGCATACAGACTCTGGGAGTTTCACATACAACGGGAATGGATACCGACCTGGTCAAAAGCGTGGGTATGTAAATGATATCCCGTCCTACCCCCCACCAGCTTACAACGATCGAGCAAACTGCATGCAGAGTAATATAATGTCACCACCACCGAAAAGAATCCGCTCTGAAGACTTTATGGACATGGACCCTTTCAACGCAGCAACCTACGACCATGGTTATCATAACTTTGATGTGACCGCTCTCCCGGATCCGGACGCCCAACAGAAGCAAAGGCATCGTTTTTTCGGCATCCCTGCAAGTCAACACTGTGAGAAGAAGCAATATGACAACGTACAGAAATGCTACAGCGATGACAGTGGGACTGGTCGTTCTCTTTTATCTCCTATTTCTATCACTACAATTCCTGGAGAAAACGAGAGCGAGACGAGCATGTACAATCTTCAAAACTCCGCCGCTCCGTTTTCAGAAACGATAGTTTCTTGTTCGTCGTACGGAATGATGGCTCCAGAATTGGAGCACGCGAAGAGCATTTCACCGTTGGACACCAGAGAGCATAATATTTACAAGAACTTTGAATATTCAACTAGTTTACATCCAATGAAACGAACGGTGGGCAGAGACAGAAGCAACCAAATAGACTCGTACCAAAACATGCATAGCATGCATCATCCTGTCCCTTCACCGGTCCCATTATCAATGTAG